One part of the Sphingopyxis sp. TUF1 genome encodes these proteins:
- a CDS encoding Dps family protein, whose translation MSDKNTPAVADALNALLADSFALYLKTKNYHWHVQGSRFRELHLLFDEQAAQIFATTDLIAERVRKNGAATLRSIGDIGRRTSIRDDDAGGVEADTMIRNLAEDNKLLLAQLKEVKAAAEADGDIATSGLVDGWADETQQRIWFLEATLGY comes from the coding sequence ATGTCCGACAAAAATACGCCCGCGGTTGCCGATGCGCTCAACGCGCTGCTTGCCGACAGCTTTGCGCTCTATCTCAAGACCAAGAATTATCATTGGCACGTTCAGGGGTCGCGCTTTCGCGAACTGCACTTGCTGTTCGACGAACAGGCGGCGCAGATTTTCGCGACAACCGACCTGATCGCCGAACGCGTGCGCAAGAACGGCGCCGCGACGCTGCGGTCGATCGGCGACATCGGCCGCCGCACGTCGATCCGCGACGATGATGCGGGCGGCGTCGAGGCCGATACGATGATCCGCAACCTGGCCGAGGACAACAAGCTGCTGCTCGCGCAGCTCAAGGAGGTCAAGGCGGCTGCCGAAGCCGATGGCGATATTGCGACAAGCGGGCTGGTCGACGGCTGGGCCGACGAGACGCAGCAACGCATCTGGTTTCTGGAAGCGACGCTGGGGTATTGA
- a CDS encoding GGDEF domain-containing protein — MDSVGGARIAVDQFAAVSVDSIEDQLREIRRERDALRRENRVLKIAVAELERVSERDTLTPLFNRRYFLTAIHHRMARFERHAERAAVVFIDVNQLKYINDNFGHAAGDFALMEVAKRLSSSIRATDVAARIGGDEFGLILDQSSEEGARAQVERLCGVLTAAPAQYDGNDIALSACFGVAMLQTGMNESDILAAADRDMYKCKQKQGVPLGHR; from the coding sequence ATGGATAGCGTAGGGGGGGCACGGATCGCGGTAGACCAGTTTGCCGCCGTTTCCGTTGACTCCATCGAAGATCAGCTGCGGGAAATACGCCGCGAACGCGACGCGCTGCGCCGCGAAAATCGCGTGTTGAAGATCGCCGTCGCCGAACTCGAGCGCGTGTCCGAACGCGACACGCTGACTCCGCTGTTCAATCGCCGTTATTTCCTGACCGCGATTCATCACCGCATGGCGCGCTTCGAGCGGCATGCCGAGCGCGCCGCGGTCGTGTTCATCGACGTCAACCAGCTCAAATATATCAACGATAATTTCGGCCATGCCGCGGGCGATTTCGCGCTGATGGAGGTTGCCAAGCGGCTGTCTTCGTCGATTCGCGCCACTGACGTCGCCGCACGCATCGGCGGCGACGAATTTGGGCTGATCCTCGATCAGTCGAGCGAAGAGGGCGCGCGTGCGCAGGTCGAGCGATTGTGCGGCGTGCTGACCGCGGCGCCCGCGCAATATGACGGCAACGACATCGCTTTGTCCGCCTGTTTCGGCGTGGCGATGTTGCAAACGGGCATGAACGAATCGGATATATTGGCCGCCGCCGACCGCGACATGTACAAGTGCAAGCAGAAGCAGGGCGTCCCCCTCGGGCACCGCTAA
- the purE gene encoding 5-(carboxyamino)imidazole ribonucleotide mutase, which translates to MGDSAPQAEVSVGVIMGSQSDWPTMAHAVQILDEFGIAHEVQIVSAHRTPDRLVAYAKSAADRGLKAIIAGAGGAAHLPGMVAAMTRVPVLGVPVQSAALSGVDSLYSIVQMPGGVPVATFAIGKAGATNAGLFAAALLANEDVGLAEKLTAWRETQTNSVAPAPVREG; encoded by the coding sequence ATGGGCGACAGCGCGCCGCAGGCCGAGGTGAGCGTGGGCGTCATCATGGGCAGCCAGTCGGACTGGCCGACCATGGCCCATGCGGTTCAGATCCTCGACGAATTCGGCATCGCGCACGAGGTTCAGATCGTCTCGGCGCACCGCACGCCCGACCGCCTCGTGGCTTATGCCAAAAGCGCCGCCGACCGGGGTTTGAAGGCGATCATCGCCGGCGCCGGCGGCGCCGCGCACCTGCCCGGCATGGTCGCGGCGATGACGCGCGTGCCGGTGCTCGGCGTCCCCGTCCAGTCGGCGGCGCTGAGCGGCGTCGACAGCCTCTATTCGATCGTCCAGATGCCCGGCGGCGTTCCCGTCGCGACCTTTGCGATCGGCAAAGCGGGGGCAACCAACGCCGGCCTGTTCGCCGCGGCACTGCTCGCGAACGAGGATGTAGGCCTCGCCGAAAAACTCACGGCGTGGCGCG